CCGAACATCGGCATCATCCGGAAGCCTAGCTCCTGGCCGCCTCGAACGAGTCGGCGAAATCCCGATTCCCCTCCCATGCGTTCGGCGGGCGCGTAGAGTGGATAATCCCAGTAGTACCGCCCGTCCCACGAGGAGAGGAAGGCCACGACGCGCCTTGCAGGAATCCGGGTCGCCACCCATCGAAGGATCTCGAGCATCCGGGCGTAGTCGTTGAACACGTAGCCGGTGAAATGCATCCCGTGAAGCGTGATCACCAGCGCGACCTCACGAAGCCAGTCGGGGGCGTCTTCGCGAGCTTCCCACCGGGGAATTCCATAGGCCCTCTCGATGTGCTCGAAGTGGGGCGCGGCGGCCTCCGCCATGGAAGAGACCTTCCCGATTCGCCAGGGAGGAACGCTCACCCGGGTCGAGTTCTTCCAGCCCTCGGTCTCGTGCACCGCCTCGACCCGGTAGGCGGTCTCTCCCGGCTGGAAGTAGAAGCGTTTCGTCCGCACCTGGGTGTCGAGCGAGGAAAGAAAGAAGACCTGGCGGTCGCCGCTCTCGATCACCGCGAACGGTGTCGGCATACCGCGCGCGGAGCCCGGGCCGAAGAGATCGCCTCCCGAGAAGGGATAGCCCAGCAGCACCTCATCATCGCCCGGGTCGAAGAATCTCTGCCCTGCACAGGAGACCCGGCCTCGCGGCAGGCCTCGCAGCACGGTCGAGACCGCCTTGACTGGCTGCTCCATCTCGACGTCGCTCGACCACTCGATGAAAGCGCCTTCTTTCCGCAATCGAGCCTCGAGGCGACCAGGAGCGGACTCCTGTCCGCCCGCCCAAACGAACCGGTCGCAGATGAGATGGAGTCCGTCGTCCTCGGACGCGACTCTCATTGCGCTCGCGTCGAGTCCGTAGGCGTTCTCGTAGCTGAAGATCAGGAAACCGAAACGGATTCCGTCGAGCTCCACCGATGGCTCGGGAAAATCGAAGCTGAACTTCATGTACGAACGGCCGCGTGGCGGCACGTAAACGTCGCTCGTGGAAACGAGAGGAAGGATCGAACCGACGGGAGCGGGGACCTGGGGAGCGAAGCCGCGGCCGTGTGGCGGGTGTCTCGTACCGAAGAGTGCCGTGCCGGAGACGCCGCCCACGCCTCTCATCCATTCGCGACGGGACCAGAGTTTGCTCATTTCTCGCCTCGGGCGGGGAGGATAGCAGAGCCCGAAGCGAAACGAGTACTTCAGTCGTGCCGGCCCGTGAGCGTTCGCTCGTCCGCTATCAGGCCTCCCTCGTCTCGAGATACTGCCTCGGAGTCATGACCCAGACACTTCCAAGCCTTTCGCCTAAGTAGCGCCCAAAATCTCGCCGGTCGCCGGTGATGAGATGCGAGGCCTCGGCGGCGAGGGCCGCCTGGAGGATGGGGATGTCCTTCTCGGAGAGCTCAACGCCCAGCGGTAGCTCGACCGCACTCTCGGGCACTAGGTCGATCGCGCGGACGAGCCCCTGGAGACGCTCGAGCTGCTCGTCGGCATCGAGGTTGGGGCGCGCTTCTTCGAAAGTGTAGGCGGAGGTGACGAGCTCGACGTCCTCGAGCTCCCAGAGACGGCGAAGACCGGAGTTCTCCTGATAGACCGCGGAGAAAAGCACATTCGCGTCGAGGAAGAGCCGGTCCACAGAGCGGCCTTAGGTCTCCGGCCTTTCATGCGGGACGGTATCGGGGTCGAGACCCATTTTCCGGACCTCCTCGCAGGCCCGCTCATAGTCCTCGCGATCGATAGCGTTTTCGAGCAGGAACGCTGCCCGGCGCTCCTTGGAGTACATCTCGACGGGAAGCGTGACCGCGGGCCGCAGGAGGAGTCCCTCGGCGATCGCCTCGACGAGGACTGCCTTTCCTTCCTCGAGCCCGTAGCGTTTGCGGAGAGGAGCCGGGATCACGATGGTTCCTCGTTTTCCAACTCGGGTGACCTCAGACATCCCTCGCGACCTCTGCTCCTCTGATTCTCTGACATTCAGTCGCAAATCACAAGACTGGCGCGATAGGCCGGAATCGGAGCCCGATCGTGCCAGTACAATGGTGGCCTTCATGATGGCACGAACTCAGATCACTCTTAGACGCGGAGACTCGGCGTCGTGCCCGCGAGCGAGCTTCCGATCTCGGGATTTCGTTCGCGGAGTACATCAGAACCTTAGTGGAGCGGGATCTCGCTCGGCCGAGCCCGAACGCCGATCCGTCCGTGGTATTCGACCTCGGAAGTTCGCATGGGTCCGACGTTTTCCGGAACAAGGACTCGATGCTCGGCACGGCGGTCCAATCGGAACGCCTGCGCAAGACCTCCAAGTGAGCTTGTTCGTCGATACCTCGGTCTGATACGCCGCCGCGGATTCGGGTGACAGCAGCAACAAGCGGGCAAAGTCACTTCTCTCCGCTGGCGAGTCGCTCGTCACGACGGATCACATCTTGGTTGAGACATGGCTTCTCTTGGACCACCGCTTGAATCGCGAGGCGGCCGAGAAGTTTTGGGAAGGCCTTCGCGGAGGGGTGGCGGTCATAGAACCCGTCAACGGTGCAGACTTGGAGTCGGCATGGGCGATGGGCTTGGATTTCGCCGACCAGGATTTCTCCATCGTCGACCGCACCAGCTTTTGCGGTGATGCTACGACTCGGAATCCACTGCGCCGCGGCGTTCGATGACGACTACGCCGTGTTCCGCTTCGGTAAGGACAAGAAACGCGCGTTCGAGATCCTGCGCTAAATTCCTGACTCGCGACGGGACAGCGAATGATCTTTCAGTCGTGCCGCAGGGTGAGGATGGGATCGACTCGGGAGGCGCGATAGGCCGGGACCGCTGAGGCGGCCGCGGCGACGCCCACCAGCAACAAGGACGCACCGGCAAAGGTGACGATGTCGTTGGTGCTGACGTTGTAAAGAAGGCTCTCGAGGAAGCGCGCCAGCGCCCAGGTTGCCGCGATGCCGGCTACAACCCCTACGGCCGTCAGCTTCAGGCCGCTCGCCAGGACCATTCTCAGGACCTCGCCCCGCCTCGCGCCCAGGGCCATCCGCAGCCCCAGCT
The window above is part of the Vicinamibacteria bacterium genome. Proteins encoded here:
- a CDS encoding PIN domain-containing protein — its product is MDRLFLDANVLFSAVYQENSGLRRLWELEDVELVTSAYTFEEARPNLDADEQLERLQGLVRAIDLVPESAVELPLGVELSEKDIPILQAALAAEASHLITGDRRDFGRYLGERLGSVWVMTPRQYLETREA
- a CDS encoding AbrB/MazE/SpoVT family DNA-binding domain-containing protein, with amino-acid sequence MSEVTRVGKRGTIVIPAPLRKRYGLEEGKAVLVEAIAEGLLLRPAVTLPVEMYSKERRAAFLLENAIDREDYERACEEVRKMGLDPDTVPHERPET